The Topomyia yanbarensis strain Yona2022 chromosome 3, ASM3024719v1, whole genome shotgun sequence nucleotide sequence GCTCTGGAATGGATCCATCGGCGCGAAGATCGTTGTGGGAGCTGCTGCAGAAGGAGAAAGTTGGAAGAACTGTGCTGCTTTCGACGCATTTCATGGATGAAGCGGATGTACTAGGCGACAGGATTGCTATAATGGCCGAAGGTTCACTGAGGGCGGTTGGGTCGCCATTTTTTCTGAAGAAAGCATTCGGTGTTGGATATCGACTGATTTGCGTGAAAGGTGCGAATTGTGATAAGGGTCGACTGTTGGGTGTACTGCGACGATATATACCGGAAGCCGTATTGGAAACTGATATCGGTACGGAAATATCTATTGTGCTGCGGGAAGAATACATTGACAAATTTCAGCCAATGCTGGAGGATTTGGAGAACGATATGGAAGCTTGTGGTGTGTCCAGCTATGGGATCTCGTTGACGACAATGGAGGAAGTGTTTTTGAGGTAGGTTATTGTTTCAGAGTTAAATTTGCTCCAAAAATCAGAACCGGATTAGGGCTAGGACTTGATATAAAATCAAAACTATAATCTAAATTCAGACCACGAGTAAGTCCACAAATAGAATAAGAATCGAAGACCTGGGCCAAGGTTCAATATATGGGCCAAAATCCAAGATCTTATAGTGGAATGAGATCAAGACCTTGACAAAAGTCAAAAGAAACAATATGGATGATCAGGAATATCAAAACTTGGACCAATTAGTTTCATTAGTTCAGTACGCAGAACCAAGATTTAGTCCCAGATCTTAGACTTGAGTCTGGATAATTCAAGACCTGGTATATGGTTCAAGGCTTCAATCATGATCTAAGGCCTCATCCTTGATCCAAGGCTTGTTCCAGGATCGAAGGTTTGAACCATAATCCATTGCTTCAACCAAGATCCAAGACCGGAATCTAGATAATTAGTCAACTTCTGGTCAAACTAATTGAGCTCCAATACATGTACTAAAGACAAATGCATAAGACGACCAACAAAcctggacaaattttctataTGACGAACATTTAAGACCTGAATCAAGATTAGGGTTATTGACCAATATCCTAGAACTAGGCTGGGATCCATGACCTGGGCTGAGATCTGAGTGAAGATTCAAGAAATGAATTAAAATCTAAGATCGGAATCACGAGTTCAAACTAGGTTCAATACCCAATACCAGTTCCAAGATCCTATACTGAATCCTAGTTAATCTATCTGCTCGATCAAGCTTCAAGGGAGTGAGTacgaatcaagaatcaagatcTATCTTTTAGACTGAGATCATAGAATTTGACCAGTGGCTTGAATCAAAACTCATGACTCAGATCCAGGCTAAATACCTGGATCAAACATGAAGTCCTCAGCCATATTCCAAACCATGGATCCAACGACATGACCCAGATGAATATTTAACATCCGGATCAAAATTGGAGACTTGGACCAACAGTTGTGTTTAAGTTCCAAGAAAGAAGTCCAAGATCCAAGTACAAATTACAAGATCCGAGCTCCAAGGTATAGGTCCACGATCCAAGATCAAATGCCAAGGACGCCATTCTAGATTCAGTTTCAAAGCTTAGTATCTAATCGATGTTTAGCATCCATGTTTGCAATTCAGGATTCAATAGTGAAGTTTAACATCGAAATCTGTGAACCAAGTCCTGGATTAAAGATCGATATTCTGATTACATCTTAGATCGAACTCCAGAGTCCAAAATAGAAGCCAAGGATAAAAGATCAAAGTCTATCAAAATCAATGAACCAAAATCGAATTACGGCATTCAGGATCCAAGAATGAAGTCCAGAATCCAATTTCCTGCATTCGGGATTTAGACCTATCATCCATGATAAATATCCAGGATCCATAATCGAAGGTCCAAGATCGAAGTGCAAGCTCCAAGTCCAAGTTGTCCAAATACAAGTTGTCCAAATCAACGTTGTCCAAGCCCAAGATGTCCAAGTTGTCCAAGTCCAAGATGCCCAAGTCGAAGTTCTCCAGGTTTAAGTTGTCCAAACTGTTCAAGTCAAAGTTGTCCAAGTTTAATTCCTTCAAGTCCAAGCCTTAGCCTAGCTCAAGTTCTACAAGAAAATTCTCCAAGTCCAAGTACTTTAAGTGCAAGCCTTCCAAGTTCAAATCCTCCTAGTCCAAGTTGTTGAAGTAAATGTTGTCCAAGTTCATAATGTTCAAACCATTCAAGTCCAAGTCTTGCAAGTCAAAGCCTTCTAAGCCGAAATCCTCCAAATCCATCAAGTCTGAGTCCTTCAAGTCGAAACTCTCCAAGTTTTCCAAGTTCAAGTCCCCCAAGTCCAAGTCCTCCAAGTCGAAGCCTTCCAAATCCAGGTCCTTCAAATCCAAATCTCAGCCCAAGTCTTTCATTTCCAAGTTCTCCTATTCCAAGTCCTTTAAGTACAAGTCCTCAAAGAACAAGTCCTCCCAGTCCAACTACTCCAAGTCCAAGTCCTCCAAGTCCAAATCCAAGTTCTCCAAATCCAAGGCCAAGTCCTCCAACGCCAAATCCTCTAGCTCTAAGTCCTCCAAGGCCAAATCTTCCAGGACGAAGTCCTTCGAGGCTAATTCCTCCTAGTCCAAGTCTTTAAAGCTCAAGTCCTCCTCGGCCAAGTCCTCAAAAAAACAAGTCCTTCCAGTCCATCTACTTCAATTTCAAGTCTTCCATGTCCATGTGATACGACACCAAACTGTTTAAGACCTTCAAGTCCATGTCCTCCACGCCCAAGTTCTCCAAGTCCAAGTCCTCGAAATCCAAGTACTCCAAGTAGTCCAAGTACAAGCCATCTATGTCCATGTCCTCTAACTCtaccaagtccaagtccaagctGTCTAAGTCTTTCACGTCCAAGTCCTGCAAGTCTAAGTTCTAGAAGCCCAAGCCTTCCAAGTCCTAGTCCTTCAATTACACCAAGTCCGAGTCCCTTAAATCCAAACCCTCCCCAAGTACCAGATCTTCAAGTTGAACTCCCCCCAATCAAAGTCCACCAAATCCAAGTTGTTCAAGGCCAAATCCTCCAAGTCCAAGCCCTCCAAGTGCAAGTACTCAAAATTAAAGTCCTCCAAGTCCAAGCTGTTCAAGCTTCAAGTCCAAGCTGTTTTAGTTCTTTAAGTCTAAGTTCTCTAAGTCCAAGTTCAAGCCTCCCAAGTCGAATTCTACCAAGTCCGAGTCATTTAAGCCGAAGTCCTCCAAATTCTAGTTCTCTAAGCCCGTTTCCCCCAAGTTCTCCAAGTGTAAGCCCTTAAAGTTCAAGTCCTTCAAGTCCAATTACTCCGAATCCAAGTTGACTAAGTCCAAAATATCCAAGTCCTTCAAGTCTAAGTCTTGCAACTCCAAGTCATTTAAGTTTCATCAGGTCCAAGTCTTCCAAGTCCAAAGTTCAAGTTTTTTCGATTCCAAATACCTCAAgttcaagtccaagtccaagccCTCCAAGTCCAAGCCCTCCAAGTCCAAGTCCTCCTAGTCCAAGTCCTCCAAATATAAGTCCTCCAAGGCAAAGTCCTTCAAGTCGGAGTCCTCCAAGGCTAATTCCTGCAAGTTCAAGTATCCTAAATCAAAGTCTTCTATTTCCAAGTTCTCCAATTTCACCAAGTCCGATTCCTCCAAGTCCAAACGCTCCAAGATTAAGTTTTTAACGTGCATTTAGGAGGCCCTCCAAGTCCAAACTGTCGAAGTTCTTCCAATCCAAGTCAACTCGAAGTCTTCCATGTCCAAGTGCTCCAACTCCACCAATTCCATTTTGTCCAAGTCCAAGCAATCCAAATCCTTCAAGTTCAAGTCCTACTAGTCTAACTCCTTCAAGTCCAAAACCTACAAGTCCAAGCACTTGAAATCCAAATTCTCAAAGCCCAAGTCCACCTGGGCCATGTCTTCGAAATCCAAGTACTCAAAATCGAGTCCTACAAGCACAAGTGATCTAAGTCCAAACTGTTCAAGTCCTTCAAGTCTAAGTCTTGCAAGTCTAAGTCCTCCAAGTCCAACTTCTCCAAAATCAAATCCTCCAAGTCCAAGTCTTCCAAGTGCAAGCCTTCCAAGTAGAAGTTCTCCAAGTTCAAGATGTCCAAGCCTTTCAAGTCCACGTTTTCTAAGTCCAAGTCTTCTAAGTTAAAATCTTCCAAGTCCAAGTATTTCAATTCCACCAATTCCCAGTCCCCCAAGTCCAAACTCTCCAAGTCCAAACCCTCCATGTCCAAGTTTTCAAGTCTAAATATACCAAACCTAGCTCCAAACCTCCAAGTCCACGCCCCCCAAGACCAAGTCCTTCAGGTCCAAGTCATTCTAGTCCAAGTCATCCAGATCTAAGTTCTCCAAGGCCACGCCCTAttagtccaagtccaagtccaagtccaagtccaagtccaagtccaagtccaagtccaagtccaagtccaagtccaagtccaagtccaagtccaagtccaagtccaagtccaagtccaagtccaagtccaagtccaagtccaagtccaagtccaagtccaagtccaagtccaagtccaagtccaagtccaagtccaagtccaagtccaagtccaagtccaagtccaagtccaagtccaagtccaagtccaagtccaagtccaagtccaagtccaagtccaagtccaagtccaagtccaagtccaagtccaagtccaagtccaagtccaagtccaagtccaagtccaagtccaagtccaagtccaagtccaagtccaagtccaagtccaagtccaagtccaagtccaagtccaagtccaagtccaagtccaagtccaagtccaagtccaagtccaagtccaagtccaagtccaagtccaagtccaagtccaagtccaagtccaagtccaagtccaagtccaagtccaagtccaagtccaagtccaagtccaagtccaagtccaagtccaagtccaagtccaagtccaagtccaagtccaagtccaagtccaagtccaagtccaagtccaagtccaagtccaagtccaagtccaagtccaagtccaagtccaagtccaagtccaagtccaagtccaagtccaagtccaagtccaagtccaagtccaagtccaagtccaagtccaagtccaagtccaagtccaagtccaagtgcaagtccaagtccaagtgcAAGTCCAAGtgcaagtccaagtccaagtccaagtccaaatcCAAGTCCAAGGCCAAGTCCAAGTCCGAGTTCAATTCCAAGTCCAACTCCAAGTTCAAGTCCAAGTCCACGTCCTAGTACAAATCCAAGTCCGAGTAAAAATTCAAgttcaagtccaagtccaagttcaAGTCCAAgttcaagtccaagtccaagaccaagaccaagaccaagtcTAAAGTTTAGTTCCGAAACCATTCCTCCAACAGATATTGACGCTGAATTTATTTTCAGATCTGGAAGCGATTTCCAAGCAAAATCTGACCCAAGTCAAGATCTTTTCATAGACACATCAACCGGTGAATGTAAGTGGAAAGCATTCTTTTCTATCCTAATTTAAATAAACTTCTCTTTCCAACAGATGCACTGGAAAACCTCCAACTGCTACGCGGAACCAGTCTCCTTCTCAACCAAACCAGGGCCCAGTTCATGAAAAAACTACTAGTAACCATACGAAGTCTCATAACCCTATCCATGCAAATTCTGATCCCGATAGTGTTCGTTCTAGTCACCTACATAATCATTCTAAACTCAACCGCAGGACGCGATCTGCCACCGCTGGAAATCACTCTAGAATCCTACACAGCATCCGTTACAGTTCTTGAACAAAACACCACAAGCGACCCGATTGCTCAAGCTTACCAGCGCCAGTTTAACAACCTCGGCCCAACGCATCAGTTACTCACCACCAGCGAAGACATGAACGATTTCATCCTTCAAAAGTCCCACGAATCTATTTCAACGGTAAACACCCGCTACTGGGTTGCTGCCAGTATTAACGGAACGGATTCGACGGCCTGGTTTAACAACAAAGCCTACCATAGTGCTCCGCTAGCCATCAACCTTCTGTACAACGCTTACCTTCAGTCATTTTGTGCTGATTGCGACATTCGCGTGACCAACAAACCCCTGCCGTACCGGTTGGAAACGCGTTTTGAACAGCTGGACACCGGTGCCAACTCGGGTTTTCAGCTGGCATTCAATACGGGCTTCGCCATGGCTTTCGTAGCAGCACTGTACATAATGTTTTACATTCGTGAGAGAACTACCCGCGCCAAATTGCTTCAGTTTGTGAGTGGAGTCAACGTCTGTCTGTTCTGGGCCGTATCCTTTATTTGGGATTATCTGGTGTTCGTGGTGGTCAGTTTGTTCTATCTAGCTACGCTTGCAGCAATACAGGTGGATGGCTGGTCTACATTCCTGCAGCTGGCTAGGGTGTTTCTTGTGCTTTTGCTGTTTGGCTTCGCTGTAATTCCTACGACGTATCTGTTTTCGTATCTGTTTGACGTACCTGCGACCGGGTTCGTGAAGATGATGCTGTTGAATGTCCTCTCCGGAACGGTATGTTTCACCGCCGTTACATTACTGAAATTTGAGGGGATCGATCTGAAGGATGTTGCCAATACATTGGAGTGGGTGTTTATGTTTTTCCCGAACTTTGTCCTGAGTCACGCTTTGAACAGTCTGAACCGAGTCGCTAGTACGGAAGGGTTCTGCGATCGGCAGTGCGAGCTGATTCCGATGTGTACGAACGAGCTGATGTGTTCGTTTGTGCCGCAATGCTGTCAGCAGGAGGTGTTCGTTTTTGGTGAGGACGGGATTAACaggaatttaatttttctggcagCGGTTGGAATCGGAGCGTTCGGTTTGATAATGCTTATTGAGTATCGGGTGTTGAAGAGGATTTTCAATCGACGAACGAAGGAGCAGGAGGAGGTTGTGGAAGAAATTGATTCTGATGTTCGGGCGGAAAAGCTAAAGATAGCTAACATGTCTCAGGCTGAAGTAAATAGCTACAATTTGGTTCTGAAGGATTTATCGAAgtattataaaaaatttaaggCAGTTAATAGACTATCGATAGGAATACGGCATTCGGAATGTTTTGGTCTACTTGGGATCAATGGAGCCGGGAAGACTTCCACGTTCAAGATGATGACTGGTGACGAAAGCATTTCTTCTGGTGAGGCTTGGGTTAGCGGTATAAGTTTGCTAACAGAAATGGACCGCGTTCATCAACATATTGGCTACTGTCCGCAATTTGATGCGCTATTGGAGGATCTTACCGGCCGGGAAACTCTGAAGTTGTTTGCTATGCTACGTGGTGTGCGAAATGTCGAGTTGAACAGTGTATCGATAACTCTGGCAGAAGAGCTAAATTTCACGAAACACATCGACAAGAGAATTAAGGCGTACAGTGGGGGTAACAAGCGTAAGTTGAGTACTGCATTGGCACTGATCGGGAATCCGGCTGTGGTGTACCTGGATGAACCTACCACGGGAATGGACCCTGGGGCTAAGCGGCAGCTGTGGAATGTGATATGTAAAGTTCGGGAGGCAGGAAAAGCGATCGTTCTAACGTCGCACAGCATGGAAGAGTGTGAGGCACTGTGTTCGCGGCTGGCCATTATGGTCAACGGGGAATTCATGTGTCTAGGGTCCACGCAGCATTTGAAGAACAAATTTTCGAAAGGATTTCTGCTAACCACCAAGGTGAAACGAGACTCTCTAGAGGAATTGCAACGAAGAGTTGAGGGCGTTAAGCTGTTCGTGCAGCAGCAGTTTACCGGAGCAGTATTGAAGTAAGTGTTGATTGTTTAATTTTGTTGTACTAACACTGACCAGCGATGTGCATTTTCTAGGGAGGAATACCAGGATTCCTTAAGCTTTCACATACCACAAACGGACCTTCGATGGTCCGCAATGTTCGGTTTGATGGAATCCAATCGGAAGCGGTTGGAGATTGAGGACTACGCACTGGGGCAGACCTCTTTGGAACAAGTATTTCTCTATTTTACCAAATATCAACGAGAAagtgaataaatttaaaattactggcttttaaacaatataaaattgtatttttgaagcAGCTGCGGTTTGTCATAAACATTTCCTCTGGAAGCATGATGGGTATTAAGAAGACTTCCTGCTTTGCATTAAAGAATCACATATAAATTCAGTTTAAGAGCTACCAACATCTTTATTACAATGGAAGCCTTTTGAGATGAAGTGAAAGCAAACAATTTCGTCATCTCCGGAGATTTGtttttattagatcatcagggGAGATTTTCATGAACGTTGAATTTTTACTACCCACGGTTAATCCCGGTGAAAAGATGCTGCCTTCCTACGAACACGGGGAGCAGTTGCTCAACACCCCGTTATTCAGCGACcgtttatttgttgctttgcCCCTGAACCAGACGGTTACCGAAAATGGTCACGGGCAGTTTGCCGGTTCACCCCCACAGAACTATAAATTCCAGTCTGTGTGTGATTCAGACAGCTAACGGTAGATAAACCGGTCTGGGTTTATGTGACAGGGCGGTGGGCGTCATAAAGCACACTTGAACTTGCTAGTTTTAGAAAAAGCAAACTTTATGTCACAGCGTTATGTCTGCGCACTACACCCGGGTGCTATTTTGTCCATCGAGTATTAAAACTGGGTCCACCTTTTCGGAATAGATCTGAGTAGTGAAGCAGATAATCAGGTGGATAAGGATTGAAGTTTTATATTCCGTTGgttttatttttgcctttcttatatagaaaggtgaTGCAAACACTTTGAAAAATGACTACCTGTGGTAAGTATACGACAGTCGGTCCCCATCGGTCTCATTTCGACGAGTTCGGGAAATGTCGCTGTGTATTTGTTTTATAGTAAGCATTAAAAAGCTTCAACAACTTTGGTTTGTAGTGCGCTGCCACGGTGTGGGACTAACTTATTTACTTAGGCGTGTTGAGAATTGTGGCGATACTTTAGATTGATTGGTAAATCGGCTATagccagggccgccgagaggggagcGGGAACGGGGtatttccccccgggcccggagttgtaGAGGGGGCCCGGTCTTTGAACAGAAGGAATGATTCTTTCAAATGtaatttcaataacaatttatttgaaattctATCACAAAGTTTCTATCacaatttctttcacaaagttAATCGTACATTACATTATAAAGTTAACAGCATGAAAgactaatcaaaagaaaactttgaaaattagaactcaaaaacgagtttaacGCGCAGTGAGCATAAAGAcaagatttttttgtaaattgtgtagaactgaaatttattttctatatcATACTTTATGACATTTATACCATGGATTTCGAccaactatttaaaaattgagtTAGTTAAAGTTGAAAGTTCTGGGCTCTcacaattggttttcatatttCACTACTTCATTCGAAACTTTCAAtgtagtgtttttttttaatcattaGTCCCatcgcaattgatttttttgaattctggATAATTCCACAAATCAAGAAAGAACATGAAAATCCACGAAGAAAACGATCCACAGTAATTTTTCGTATTCACTTgaacaattattttaaataaccCGAACTTGAAAGTTTTTGTCATCTTTGACTTATTTTCTcaatttaaaagaatttttcaatttttttctcttgttccatattcgattttttggttctttttacgGTTCATCCAGGGTTTGTATTCTTTATATTTTCTTCTTTCAATcttattttccttttttgtatattttgtccCATAttctcctttttctatttttatcattttcgcatcatttttaaaaatttgttctatttttttatttgtcccattttttcaattagttttatctattcatgtttttttttccatttttgcattttatctatcgttttattcgtttcttttgtattcgtttgtttaattgatttcattaaatttatttaatttattaaactaAACTTGgtattttctattgcttctttgtatttttttatataatccaataaacttattttagtatttttgaattcgcctttttccatatttttcattttaggttTCTCTCATTTGCTTAAAAATCTTCTCATTTTTTCGTGTAATTTTATGCTCTCCATTCATCAGGTATGAAATTTATGCTTTTCTAGtgtatggatttttttcaatattctctCATTTTGGCTTTTTGCTATATTTCATTACCTTTAGTATTTTCCATTTTTacccatttaaacaattttgaattgcatattttctattttgttacCTTTTTCATTTGTATATTTTTCCTATTATTTTAATTTGATCTTTTTGCGATTTGTGAATGTTTTCGGTTTTCCATTTAATcaaactttatttttttccacttttactttaaagggcgaacacgaaattattgcgacacattcagcagggcataactttttaccattgggtaaaaatcaaccaaattttgcacactttctcattgatgtgtattgtttacatgctgtcaaactcgaagtcgtgtttttcgattcaacgaaaatggaggtgaaccaacgcgagtcgagagaacaaattctttccaaacacctggaatttcctaaCCTGTCGCACCgacagttgggaaaaatgttgaacattcaccattcaaccgtctccagagtgttgaagcggttccaggagcggttgacgttggactacggcaaaggagctgggagaaaaccgggaccggagaacaaaacgacggagggaaaggtgaagtggatgattaaagcaaatcccaacgtctcaagccgtgatttggctaaaaagatcggcatgtcgcagagctacgtccagaatgcaacgAGGAGACCTGGACTACATACaaacaaggtacagaacttcccaaactgcgatgagcggcaacaatcgacggttaaaactcgggcacggaagctctacgagaagatgctgacaaaatatggctgctgtgtgatggacgacgaaacgtatataaaagccgattttaagcaaattccggggttggagtttttcaccggcaagagtaagttctatgtggacgacaaatttaagaagaataaaatgtcgaagttcgcctccaaatatctcatttggcaggccatctgctctagcggactgaggagtgagcctttcgtgacaaagggcacagtaaatggcgagatctacaaatctgagtgcctcgaggagcgccttttgccgttcttgtagcagcacgacgaagctccgctattttggccagatttggtatcatgccactattctaaaagtgtcctggagtggtatgaggccaattctgtccattttgttccaaaggacatgaatccgcctaactgtccggagctgcgcccggtggagcagtactgggcaatgatgaagcgggaacttcggaagagcaagaaaacagtaaaagacgagaaggacatcttaagaaaatgaaaaaaaaaactgagaaactggtaccggatgacactgtaaggactttgatggagggaatcaagcgaaaatgcgttcaattttacactcaaggctccatcgattaacttttcttttgatttatgaagtaaatatatgtataaaactaccctaaaattttggtttgattttaaacattataagaaaattggcatgacattttcggtgtcgcaataatttcgtgttcgtcctttatatagatttatttattatttttttaaattttcttttgtgtttctttaTAATATTCCTGTTTTTACATATCTTCTAGGGTTTTCTTTATTAcccatttaaatcattttgatttcACATACTTTCTTTGATTCCACTATTGTCTGTTTTTGATCATTTCCATTtcttattgtctattttttctACAGTCTATTCCCTCCAattgtttccaattttttttttatttttatgattgttttatttttatctttttattcCATTCTTGCACTTTATCATTTCTtccattttgaaacatttttaaacattttcctACTTTCTTGTTTTAATactttccattttttaatatgatactatttttttatattataaacattttgtataattgctattttacgtctATCTCAGTGGAGCCATTAAGTTCATTTCTATATTTGGTTATTGTAttcttgtttttatattttttgctgtattcattttTAATTCTTCTGCTATTTTTATTGCATTCCATGTTCATGacgttttatttttcatttcgttATTTACCCgcatttttctatttcttcaatGTTTGTCTGGTTTCCTTTTTAATCTCCTCGGTTTAATTTGATAGTTGTAATTATGCAATCGGTCTTTTTTGCTATTTATTCAAATTGtttataaacattttttttttttaatttttccattgTCTT carries:
- the LOC131693312 gene encoding phospholipid-transporting ATPase ABCA3-like isoform X4, with the translated sequence MSDDETDSLQNPPIIPKIAYSPKNAILDSLIKDAYENHLRSTTTFTHEGYPDARSLESLLVQQNYYVGVEFDDALANITTLPDRIHFALRYPGETRVGQWMFSSWLTNLLVVPFAPGARNRNLTDGGSPNYYYEGFIAMQAALSSAIVATKNPDFQTQRVMLRRIPYPPFYEDKLLPAMEQLLPLIILISFFYTCINTVKYITIEKERQLKEAMKIMGLSNWLHWTAWFVRCLVLLLITISLVTVLMTANLTTNTDLSVLEYSSWSALWVFLLAFAIATICFCFMMSVFFNKANTAAGIAGLMWFLLIMPFNITVRDYDDMATGSKIALCLLSNTAMSMGVLNIVRLEGNQAGLQWFNLFTPSTMNDGLSVGVVIIMLLVDALIYLAIALYFEQIMPGEFGVAKPWYFLFSREFWIRNKVGDHFQNGLVKAGESEYIQPDPPMKHAGIRIKHLRKVYDRKVAVDGLDLNMYEDQITVLLGHNGAGKTTTMSMLTGMFSPSSGTALVNDHDIRTEIEGVRRSLGLCPQHNVLFSELTVAEHIRFFAKLKGVGKDQVSDEIEKYVNLLELKDKKNAQSHTLSGGMKRKLAVGVALCGGSKVVLLDEPSSGMDPSARRSLWELLQKEKVGRTVLLSTHFMDEADVLGDRIAIMAEGSLRAVGSPFFLKKAFGVGYRLICVKGANCDKGRLLGVLRRYIPEAVLETDIGTEISIVLREEYIDKFQPMLEDLENDMEACGVSSYGISLTTMEEVFLRSGSDFQAKSDPSQDLFIDTSTGEYALENLQLLRGTSLLLNQTRAQFMKKLLVTIRSLITLSMQILIPIVFVLVTYIIILNSTAGRDLPPLEITLESYTASVTVLEQNTTSDPIAQAYQRQFNNLGPTHQLLTTSEDMNDFILQKSHESISTVNTRYWVAASINGTDSTAWFNNKAYHSAPLAINLLYNAYLQSFCADCDIRVTNKPLPYRLETRFEQLDTGANSGFQLAFNTGFAMAFVAALYIMFYIRERTTRAKLLQFVSGVNVCLFWAVSFIWDYLVFVVVSLFYLATLAAIQVDGWSTFLQLARVFLVLLLFGFAVIPTTYLFSYLFDVPATGFVKMMLLNVLSGTVCFTAVTLLKFEGIDLKDVANTLEWVFMFFPNFVLSHALNSLNRVASTEGFCDRQCELIPMCTNELMCSFVPQCCQQEVFVFGEDGINRNLIFLAAVGIGAFGLIMLIEYRVLKRIFNRRTKEQEEVVEEIDSDVRAEKLKIANMSQAEVNSYNLVLKDLSKYYKKFKAVNRLSIGIRHSECFGLLGINGAGKTSTFKMMTGDESISSGEAWVSGISLLTEMDRVHQHIGYCPQFDALLEDLTGRETLKLFAMLRGVRNVELNSVSITLAEELNFTKHIDKRIKAYSGGNKRKLSTALALIGNPAVVYLDEPTTGMDPGAKRQLWNVICKVREAGKAIVLTSHSMEECEALCSRLAIMVNGEFMCLGSTQHLKNKFSKGFLLTTKVKRDSLEELQRRVEGVKLFVQQQFTGAVLKEEYQDSLSFHIPQTDLRWSAMFGLMESNRKRLEIEDYALGQTSLEQVFLYFTKYQRESE
- the LOC131693312 gene encoding phospholipid-transporting ATPase ABCA3-like isoform X3; this encodes MLFDVDSGAGLGRPRVGCRADYFQTDGSRHVYLQNPPIIPKIAYSPKNAILDSLIKDAYENHLRSTTTFTHEGYPDARSLESLLVQQNYYVGVEFDDALANITTLPDRIHFALRYPGETRVGQWMFSSWLTNLLVVPFAPGARNRNLTDGGSPNYYYEGFIAMQAALSSAIVATKNPDFQTQRVMLRRIPYPPFYEDKLLPAMEQLLPLIILISFFYTCINTVKYITIEKERQLKEAMKIMGLSNWLHWTAWFVRCLVLLLITISLVTVLMTANLTTNTDLSVLEYSSWSALWVFLLAFAIATICFCFMMSVFFNKANTAAGIAGLMWFLLIMPFNITVRDYDDMATGSKIALCLLSNTAMSMGVLNIVRLEGNQAGLQWFNLFTPSTMNDGLSVGVVIIMLLVDALIYLAIALYFEQIMPGEFGVAKPWYFLFSREFWIRNKVGDHFQNGLVKAGESEYIQPDPPMKHAGIRIKHLRKVYDRKVAVDGLDLNMYEDQITVLLGHNGAGKTTTMSMLTGMFSPSSGTALVNDHDIRTEIEGVRRSLGLCPQHNVLFSELTVAEHIRFFAKLKGVGKDQVSDEIEKYVNLLELKDKKNAQSHTLSGGMKRKLAVGVALCGGSKVVLLDEPSSGMDPSARRSLWELLQKEKVGRTVLLSTHFMDEADVLGDRIAIMAEGSLRAVGSPFFLKKAFGVGYRLICVKGANCDKGRLLGVLRRYIPEAVLETDIGTEISIVLREEYIDKFQPMLEDLENDMEACGVSSYGISLTTMEEVFLRSGSDFQAKSDPSQDLFIDTSTGEYALENLQLLRGTSLLLNQTRAQFMKKLLVTIRSLITLSMQILIPIVFVLVTYIIILNSTAGRDLPPLEITLESYTASVTVLEQNTTSDPIAQAYQRQFNNLGPTHQLLTTSEDMNDFILQKSHESISTVNTRYWVAASINGTDSTAWFNNKAYHSAPLAINLLYNAYLQSFCADCDIRVTNKPLPYRLETRFEQLDTGANSGFQLAFNTGFAMAFVAALYIMFYIRERTTRAKLLQFVSGVNVCLFWAVSFIWDYLVFVVVSLFYLATLAAIQVDGWSTFLQLARVFLVLLLFGFAVIPTTYLFSYLFDVPATGFVKMMLLNVLSGTVCFTAVTLLKFEGIDLKDVANTLEWVFMFFPNFVLSHALNSLNRVASTEGFCDRQCELIPMCTNELMCSFVPQCCQQEVFVFGEDGINRNLIFLAAVGIGAFGLIMLIEYRVLKRIFNRRTKEQEEVVEEIDSDVRAEKLKIANMSQAEVNSYNLVLKDLSKYYKKFKAVNRLSIGIRHSECFGLLGINGAGKTSTFKMMTGDESISSGEAWVSGISLLTEMDRVHQHIGYCPQFDALLEDLTGRETLKLFAMLRGVRNVELNSVSITLAEELNFTKHIDKRIKAYSGGNKRKLSTALALIGNPAVVYLDEPTTGMDPGAKRQLWNVICKVREAGKAIVLTSHSMEECEALCSRLAIMVNGEFMCLGSTQHLKNKFSKGFLLTTKVKRDSLEELQRRVEGVKLFVQQQFTGAVLKEEYQDSLSFHIPQTDLRWSAMFGLMESNRKRLEIEDYALGQTSLEQVFLYFTKYQRESE